CTGCAAAGGCTTCTGCAAAAACAAAGTCAGGCTCAGCCTGCCCCATCCGTCCTGCGCTTTCGCCAGCCTTTGAAAACAGGCACCATGGCTTTCCTTGCCGCTGCGGCGGTTATGCTTTTCATGCAAAGAAATCAAAATGTTACCGACGTTCAGTCCATGGTCACCAAAGGCACGGAGCCGGTGGCGGCGGTGGCCTGCGATTCTTCGGTGTTTGAAGTTGAAAACAAGGTGAATAAGACCAGCGATCATTATTTGAAGCTTTATTGCGGTCAGCCCGTTTATGTTCACCTGGGATATGTTCAGGGCGAGACTTTGCACCTTGAGATGAGCAATCTTTCGGTTTCCGCCCAGGAAAATGTAGTGATGAAGGGCAGCCAGCCTTTGAAGTTCACGCCTGTCGCGCCGCAGGAAAGCCATCTGATGCTGCTGGTCACGGAAAAGCCGCTGAACACTATGGATCTCTCTCCAGCGGACCGATCCGGACTTTGGATCGAAGAGCTTTCCCTGAAAACAGCACCCTGAGATCAGCGATCGAAGTGCTGCTCCACTTTACGCGGTTTTCCCTGCCATGCTTTGTATTCCCATTCCTCAGTCGGTGGAAATAGGATGAAGAGTCCACCGATAAGACAAAGCGGAACGCCGATCGCCCACCAGCCTATGTTGCTCTCTGTTCCCTGCACGATCATGATCGTAAAGCCCGTGGTGGCCATCCCCATGAGCATCATCAGCGACATCTGCCGCGAACGATAGATCAAAAGTCGGCTATCGAAATCAGACTTTCTCATGATCCATCTCCTGCTTTTTCTGTTTGGTGGGTTTGCCGTCACTGACGATGATGAGAGTGTCGTTGGAATGGAACCAGCGATACGAGGTCACGCCGACGAAAAACGACACGAAGGCTATATGAAACCCGATATCAGCAAGGTCCAGGAAGCTTCCCGGCAAAGCGAGGAAGAGGACGATGGCTGTGGTTGTGCAGTAGAGCGTATAGCTCATGCCCGCAATGTGATCGCGCCGATCGACGCCATGCAAGGGCATGGAGACGAGGAAAATCCAAAGGATCAGGGCAAACGGATACTGCAGATCCTTCATCGAAAGTTCGGCGAAGATCGCAAGGACATCCTTCTGTATGAACTCAAGCCAATCCCTCATGGACTCTGACCTCCAGGCATTTGATCGGCTTAAATCCCCCGGGGCTTGAAGGCAGAAAGTGCCGGGCCCTGACCAGGCTCGAGTTCCCCAAAAAACTGTCGATAGGAAATCCTGCTGCAAACTTTGTTTCGCAGCGAAGGGGGGATTTTTATGGCCATTTTCACAAAAATCGGTGGTTTTCGCTGGGTGGGCCTTGTTCTGGGGCTCATGTTTTCCACCGGCGTTTTCGGCTATGAAAATGAAGTCGACCTGACAGCAGCCATTCGAGGCGAGGTGGGTTCGCTGCGCTTTGATGCCTATAACCAGGACAAAGGGCCTATCAAACAGGGTGATCGCTTGGAATTCCGTTTTCCCTATCGCGAGGAAAAGGGAGCGGCCGTGCGGGTGCTGGGCGTGCATCAGGAATGTGGCTGTCTTTCCCAGTCGCTTAAGGCAGGACAGGAGCTTGCCAAAGGCGCCAGCGGTGAGCTCGTCGTCAGGGTGGATACCACTCATTTTATCGGGGACTTTGATAAGGAAGTTGTGATTTTGACCAACGAGGATCGGGAGCGGCCGCATGTTTTTCGCATGCGGGCGACGATTGAACGGCTGATTACCCTCATGCCGCCGGTGGTTCAGATCGAGGACCGGGCGGTGAAAGTCCGGGTGAAGAGCGCTTCCAAGCAAACATTGCATATTGAGAAAGTGGTCTACAACGAGGATACTCTGGAGGTTCAGGCTTACCCTGTCCAAGAGGCATGGGAGCTGGTAGTGCGCTGGAAAGGTGAGACGGTGCCTGCTAATATGAACGAGACGATCGAACTGCTGATGGATGGACCCGTCCGAACGGTCAAGATACCGGTGGTGGGCGCGCGCGGCAAGACTTCGCGCCTGAGTCTCTCAGCACCGCGCTAAGGACAAGCTGATGTATTCTTCGCTTTATGTTGTGACCGGTTTGCTTTTCGTGATCAGTGTTGCCGCTTATGCCTGGTTCTGCACAGAACTTTCCCGCGATATTCGCGCAGGTCGCATCGTGGTGCGGCCTGAGACGGATGCGAAGAAGAAATAACGTTAAACTTTAAAGACGGCTCGCGTTGCATTCGAGATGACGGAATGTGGAGCGCAGGCTCGTGTTGCATTCGAGATGACGGAATGTGGAGCGCAGGCTCGCGTTGCGTGGAGCGTAGGGCGGTTGCGGAAAGCCCCCATCCCCAGCGGGATGAGGGTGGGTCACATTACTTTTTTGGAGCTTCGGTTGCGGGAGCGGCCTGGATTTCAGGCTGGGCTTCGGGAGCAGCTGGAGTGGTGGTTTCCGCTGCTTTGGTTTCCGCTTTGGCTTCGGCTTTTGCCTTCACCTTGCCTTTGGCTTTCGCCTGAGTTTTTCCGTGCTCATGGCCCTTGCCGTGTTCCATCCACATGTGCTTTTCACCGAGCTTCTGGCACTCTTCCTGAGTTTTCGCAGTGGGAACGGCCTTGTCGCCTTCGTAGCAACCTGGAGCGCTGGTCTTGGCCTGACCGGCCAGAGCCATCGAGGCGATCGACCAGATACCTACGGCTGCGGTGCGAGCGAGCTTCTTCGAGACGTTTGACATGGAATCCTCCTTATAAGGCGCGACTTATGTTGCGCTACGAAGGATAGAGCAAGCGTTGGACCAGCGGTGAAGTGGCTGTCGGAAGACTGGACAGAAGGCCTGCAGGAAGCTGATTTCCAACTCCTATTCAGACCTTCTTGATGTTTTCAGAGAATTCTGCCTTGCAGTATGAAGCGTGTCCGAAAGGAAACGATGCTAAACAAGACGACCCACTAATGCTGTTTTATTGGCATCAATGATTTCAACGTTGAAGATTTTGCCAACCAGGTCGCGTTCCGCTGGAATCTTTACCAGACGGAACTGCTCGGTGCGCGCGTAGTAGACATTGTCTTCCTTGCGGCTCTTGTAGTGGCAGAGGACTTCACGCGTACGGCCGATTTCTGCAAGGTTCATCTCAAGCGTGATGCGATCCTGAAGTTCGTTCAAAGCCGCCAGACGCCGTGACATCACGTCCTCGGGAACCTGCTCACGGAAGCGAGCGGCTGCTGTGCCTTTACGCGGCGAATATTTGAAGGCGAAGATGAACGAAAAGCGCACGGCCTCCACGAGCTTCAAGGTGTCCTCGAACTGCTCGTCTGTTTCCCCAGGGAAACCCACGATCAAATCAGTGGAAAGAGCCATCTCGGGATC
This window of the Oligoflexus sp. genome carries:
- a CDS encoding DUF1573 domain-containing protein, whose product is MAIFTKIGGFRWVGLVLGLMFSTGVFGYENEVDLTAAIRGEVGSLRFDAYNQDKGPIKQGDRLEFRFPYREEKGAAVRVLGVHQECGCLSQSLKAGQELAKGASGELVVRVDTTHFIGDFDKEVVILTNEDRERPHVFRMRATIERLITLMPPVVQIEDRAVKVRVKSASKQTLHIEKVVYNEDTLEVQAYPVQEAWELVVRWKGETVPANMNETIELLMDGPVRTVKIPVVGARGKTSRLSLSAPR